The nucleotide sequence ACTACTCATATTGGAAAGCTCGCATGAGGGCATATTTGAAGTCCATTGATGAACGAGTTTGGATGTCAGTTGTGACAGGGTATAATGTACCTGAGTCCATGGATGATGATGGTAACAAAATTCTTATACCTTCTGAGAATTGGACTAAGGCTGACCTTGAAAATGCAGGTTGGAACAGTAAGGCAATAAatgctttattttctggtttgagTATTTTTTAGTTTCGTAGGATTTCACACTGTGAGAAGGCAAAAGAAGCTTGAGATCTGTTGGAGGTGACACACGAAGGAACCAATACAGTTAAAAGGTCAAAGCTTCAACAACTTATCACTATGTTTGAAAACTTAAGGATGGAGGAAAATGAGGTATTTGATGACTTCTATGCAAAGTTGAGCAATATTGTCAATACATCATTTACTCTAGGAGAACCTATTAAATCAAGCAAAGTAAGGAAGATTCTCAGATCTCTACCTAAAAGATTCACAATGAAGGTGACAGCAATTGAAGAGAGCAAagacattgataaaataaaggtaGAAGAACTAGTTGGCTCACTACAAACTTTTGAGGCAAGTTttctaaaacctaaaaaatcaaaaggtgtTGCTTATCTCTCTACTAATGATTCTAATGATACTGCTAATGAATTATTGTTGTTAACAAAGAGttttaagaaattcatgaagaacagAAACTCCAAGGATTTCAAGAAGGAGGAATCTTCATCGTCCAaagctgaaaagaaaagtaaagatccaAAGTCTTCGCAATGCTTTGAGAGTAAAGGATTTGGACATTTTGCTCAAGAGTGTGCAAATCGGAAAAAGAAGCCGAAGGCTTATCAGACCACTTGGAGCGATGATACAGAAGAAGAATCTGACGCTGAATCAGAGGATGAAAAGGATACTCTAGTAGTCTTTCCACTAACCTTAAGCGACCAAAGATCCGAAACAAGctcagaagaagatgattcgGTTGTTGATATATGTGAGCTTCGGAGTGCCTATGAAGACATGGTTGAGGAAGGTATCAAGGCTAAAAAGGAAAGACACACAGCTATTAAAGAGAAGGAACTTCTAGTGTAAGAACTGCTTAAGCCAGAAAGGAAATCATagagttgaaagaagaaatagcTGAGCTAGAGGCTTTGAAGAAACCTGATGTAACCTCTGATATAGCCTACTTTACAGAGGctgaagcaaaaagaaaaagcatgcTGAAAAAGGTTTGTTCTAATGTCAATAAATTTGAATCTGGTACTAATCATTTACAGAACATACTTGATATGCAAAGGACAAGTAAGGAGACGTTTGGACTTGGATACGATATAGGTGAAAATTCACAAATGGGTGCGCAAAACAATACCCCAAAATGTGTGAAGTTTGTTCCTTCCACCTCTAGGACCTTGGAGCAAGAAAATCGAAAGTGCAATAGACCAAACGTGATGAATGCTAAAACTGGAAGAGCACCTCCTCCGTTAAGGTATGAAAATTCTTATCGATTTGGCCGCACAGCTCAATCATTCCATCCTCAATCTTTTTATAGGAGACAAATTTCACAAAGGTATGACCAAGGTAGGTTCATTCCCATTTGTCATTATTATGGAGTTAGGGGACATATTCGTCCACACTGTCATAAATTGTATGGGATACCTATGTCATATATGTCTAGAAGGACTAATGTTGTGCAAATGCAGAAGGAAAATTTCTTTAATAGGTTTCAACCGCTAGCTGAAGATATAACTCAGGACAGGCTACCTGAAAGGTTACCCAGAAAGCTACCTGAAGCAAAACGGCCTACACAAGCACCTCAAGCTAATAAACAATGGGTCAAGAATTCAGAATCAAGGTGCATGTTTGTCCAGACAGTGTTAGCTACATTCAAAACCAATTCCTAGTACCTGGACAGTGGCTGTTCACGACACATGAGCAGTAACAAATCATTTTTCACATCTTTCAAGTCTTTTGATGGTGGAAAGGTAACTTTTGCAGGATTTACAATGACAAACATACGTGAATCTTATAGGCTAAGAGATCTTCGGACAACTACTATACTATCCCAACTGAACCTGATTTTTCATGCAATTCTTCTATTATTTCTACCACAGACAGGTTGTGGCATGAAAGACTTGGGCACCTCAACTATCAAGACTTGAAGAAATTGTCAAATAAGGAGGTAGTACGAGGAATGCCAAGGATTGGCTCAACAAAAGGTATGTGTGGTCCATGCCAACAAGGTATGCAAACCAAGGTACCACACAAGAAGGTAAGTAGTGTAAACTCTTCAAGACCTTTTGAAATACTTCACATGAATCTTATGGGACCTACCCAAGTTGAAAGTCTCGGAGGTAAGAAGTATATTCTTGTTGTGGTAGATGACTTTTCAAGATACTCTTGGGTACGGTTTTTGCGTGACAAAACTGAAATATTTGAATCCTTctatgaaaatgaaaagaaagataatggttttaatttgactaaaattagGACAGATCATGGAACTGAGTTTGAAAATGctacattcaatttttttgcAGATGTTTTGGAATCAAACACGAGTTCTCTACCCCAAAGACTCCTCAGTAGAATCGTGTTGTGGAGAGGAAGAATCGGGTGCTTcaagaaatggcaagaactatGATGCATGCAAAGAATGTTGCATAAaggttttgggctgaagcaGTAAACACTTCATGCTATATCTCGAATCGAGTTCATGTGAGATCTGGAACAAAACTCACATGTTATGAACTCTTGGTAGGAAAGAAGCCCACGGTGAAACACTTCAAAGTACTTGGAAATAAGTGTTTTATCCTTCGAGATAGGGAAAACATTGGTAAATTTGACACTAGAAGTGACGAAGGTATTTTCATGGGATATTCCTTAAATAGTCGAGCTTATTGTGTTTTcaataccaaaaccaaaacgaTGATGGAATCTGCAAATGTTATTATACATGATGATATGTTTGAAAGTGATGTTGGACAGGGAAAATGTATTTCAGCCGTCAAATGATGGGCTAAGTACAAGTGCTGAAAAGGATTCTGAAGGTACCGATGTAACTTCACAGCAGGCTACCTCTCCACAAGCAGAACCTACTGTAACCACTGAAGTAACCTTGGAAAAGCCTACATCAACACAAGCAGTGAAGCAGTTTACCCCAGACGTTCTTGAGCCATCTAAAAGAGTAAAGAAGAACCATCCACAAGATCTCATTCTTGGAGAAATAACCGCCCCCATGAAGACAAGAAGGCAACTTCAAAATGAGGTAAGTTACTGTTGCTATGTGTCTCAATATGAgcccaaaaatgttaaggatgccTTAAATGATGAGTCATGGGTGGATGCAATGCATGAAGAGCTAAATCAATTTGCACGCAATGATGTTTGGACTTTAGTTCGTAAACCTGAAAATTCCAATATCATTGGGacaaaatggattttcaagaataaaactGATGAACATGGTTTGATTACTAGGAATAAAGCCAGATTAGTTGCAAAGGGGTATACACAAGTTGAAggggttgactttgatgaaacatttgcacctgttGCTCGTTTGGAATCCATTCACATTCTTTTGTCTATAGTAAGCTTACTTTGTTTTAAGTTGTTTCAAATGGACGTGAAAAGTGCATTCTTGAATGGATTATTAAACGAAGAAGTATATGTTAAGCAACCTCAAGGTTTTAAGGATCCAATTCATCCATCACTTATGTATAAGCTTAATcgtgccttgtatggtttgaaacaagcccctagggcttggtatgaaagactcaCAAATTTTCTCTTGAGTACAGGATTTTCAAAAGGAACTGTTGACAAGACACTCTTTGTTAAGAAAgatcacaaacatattttggttgctcaaatatACGTCGATAatattgtgtttggatccacttctgtttctttgtcacaagagtttggtgagttaatgaaatctgaatttgagatgagtATGGTAGGTGAATTAAGCTATTTTCTAGGTTTTCAGGTGAAGCAATCCCAAGAAGGGATATTCATTTTTCAAACCAAGTATGCAAGCAACTTGGTGAAGACATTCAATGTTGCCTTGAGCAAACCAGCTCCAACTCCTATGAGCCCGAGCATTAGGCTAAGCAAGGATACAATTGGAAAGTCTGTGGATCAGACTTTGTATAGGAGTATCATAGGAAGCTTACTTTACTTGACTGCAAGTAGGCCTGACATTGCATtaagtgtttgtgtgtgtgctagGTACCAAGCCGATCCCAAGGAATCTCTCCTTTCGATAGTGAAAAGGATCTTGAAGTACATCAATGGTACACTAGACTTCGGAATTTTCTATTCAAAGGATACTAATACGTCATTGGCAGGTTACTCAGATACTGACTGGGCAGGTTGCAGCGATGATAGAAAGAGCACTTCAGGTGGATGTTTCTACTTAGAGGTACAAACTTGGTAGCTTGGCATAGCAAAAAGCAGAATGCCATCTCCTTCTCCACAGTTGAAGCAGAATACATAGC is from Tripterygium wilfordii isolate XIE 37 chromosome 14, ASM1340144v1, whole genome shotgun sequence and encodes:
- the LOC120014180 gene encoding uncharacterized protein LOC120014180, which produces MEENEVFDDFYAKLSNIVNTSFTLGEPIKSSKVRKILRSLPKRFTMKVTAIEESKDIDKIKVEELVGSLQTFEASFLKPKKSKGVAYLSTNDSNDTANELLLLTKSFKKFMKNRNSKDFKKEESSSSKAEKKSKDPKSSQCFESKGFGHFAQECANRKKKPKAYQTTWSDDTEEESDAESEDEKDTLVVFPLTLSDQRSETSSEEDDSVVDICELRSAYEDMVEEARKEIIELKEEIAELEALKKPDVTSDIAYFTEAEAKRKSMLKKNILDMQRTSKETFGLGYDIGENSQMGAQNNTPKCVKFVPSTSRTLEQENRKCNRPNVMNAKTGRAPPPLRYENSYRFGRTAQSFHPQSFYRRQISQRRTNVVQMQKENFFNRFQPLAEDITQDRLPERLPRKLPEAKRPTQAPQANKQWVKNSESSGCSRHMSSNKSFFTSFKSFDGGKAKRSSDNYYTIPTEPDFSCNSSIISTTDRLWHERLGHLNYQDLKKLSNKEVVRGMPRIGSTKGMCGPCQQGMQTKVPHKKVSSVNSSRPFEILHMNLMGPTQVESLGGKKYILVVVDDFSRYSWVRFLRDKTEIFESFYENEKKDNGFNLTKIRTDHGTEFENATFNFFADVLESNTSSLPQRLLSRIVLWRGRIGFWAEAVNTSCYISNRVHVRSGTKLTCYELLVGKKPTVKHFKVLGNKCFILRDRENIGKFDTRSDEVMLDRENVFQPSNDGLSTSAEKDSEGTDVTSQQATSPQAEPTVTTEVTLEKPTSTQAVKQFTPDVLEPSKRVKKNHPQDLILGEITAPMKTRRQLQNEVSYCCYVSQYEPKNVKDALNDESWVDAMHEELNQFARNDVWTLVRKPENSNIIGTKWIFKNKTDEHGLITRNKARLVAKGYTQVEGVDFDETFAPVARLESIHILLSIVSLLCFKLFQMDVKSAFLNGLLNEEVYVKQPQGFSKGTVDKTLFVKKDHKHILVAQIYVDNIVFGSTSVKQSQEGIFIFQTKYASNLVKTFNVALSKPAPTPMSPSIRLSKDTIGKSVDQTLYRSIIGSLLYLTASRPDIALSVCVCARYQADPKESLLSIVKRILKYINGTLDFGIFYSKDTNTSLAGYSDTDWAGCSDDRKSTSGGCFYLEESMTIFCDNMSAINISKNPVQHSRTKHIDIRHHFIRDLVESNCVKLEYIATENQLADIFYKTSRHAKVFVPKKNTRGNQNRIDFPSKLEFFGKFDASNTNGKGYVKAKRKREIPEPSSSAKSKRPLKKPKKSKKPREPPMERFSTTDAEAFFDAHFECRALSTERKFLFSELDDPNLFHVFESRSWSPIVDLTDRELDDEELGVISGFVWGVTFNFSKTQISKILNIPLVPDAKFDVFDPPTDPPVNDIY